The following proteins are encoded in a genomic region of Aquifex aeolicus VF5:
- a CDS encoding PSP1 domain-containing protein: MENLKIRYIDTRKIGTVSGVKVPVKKGYKIVVEDEEKGEDIVEVLGYSREESKNGIQPRFVRVANKRDLEIFKKNMRESERAFEICKEKIKEHGLDMHLLKAYIPLNRKKVFFYYLAEERVDFRNLVRDLAKIFKRRIEMRQIGVRDAVQMKGWIGRCMRETCCSQFMENFQSISLRDITEQNLPLSPSKFTGPCGRLVCCMAFERENYLLKILFPEPGTKLCYNKQEVTLLEVDPLRETVVLQYDELGKKVELGVRDMLPKGYEKALEHCRSCQFCCRRVYEEATEHEIVKSSAE; encoded by the coding sequence ATGGAAAATTTGAAGATTAGATATATAGATACGAGGAAGATAGGAACCGTGAGCGGTGTAAAAGTTCCGGTAAAAAAGGGCTACAAAATAGTCGTGGAAGACGAGGAAAAGGGGGAGGACATAGTTGAGGTTCTGGGCTATTCAAGGGAAGAATCCAAGAACGGAATTCAGCCGAGGTTTGTTAGGGTTGCAAACAAAAGAGATCTGGAGATCTTCAAGAAGAACATGAGGGAAAGCGAGAGGGCTTTTGAGATATGTAAAGAGAAGATAAAAGAACACGGACTGGATATGCACCTGCTTAAGGCCTACATACCTCTAAATAGAAAAAAAGTCTTCTTCTACTATCTGGCGGAAGAGAGGGTGGACTTTAGAAATCTCGTGAGAGACCTTGCGAAGATATTCAAGAGAAGGATTGAGATGAGACAGATAGGGGTGAGGGACGCTGTTCAGATGAAAGGGTGGATAGGCAGGTGTATGAGGGAAACCTGTTGTTCCCAGTTTATGGAAAACTTTCAGTCCATATCGCTCAGGGATATAACCGAGCAAAACTTGCCCCTCTCTCCTTCCAAGTTCACGGGTCCATGCGGAAGGCTCGTATGCTGTATGGCTTTCGAGCGGGAAAATTACCTCCTCAAAATCCTTTTCCCAGAACCCGGAACAAAGCTCTGCTACAACAAACAGGAGGTTACCCTTCTTGAAGTTGATCCTCTCAGGGAGACGGTTGTACTTCAGTACGATGAGCTCGGAAAGAAGGTAGAGCTGGGAGTAAGAGACATGCTACCTAAGGGGTACGAGAAAGCTTTAGAGCACTGCCGTTCCTGTCAATTTTGTTGCAGAAGGGTGTACGAAGAGGCTACGGAACATGAGATTGTCAAAAGTTCTGCGGAGTGA
- a CDS encoding ATP-binding protein, translated as MEKVFLEKLQKTLHIPGGLLFYGKEGSGKTKTAFEFAKGILCKENVPWGCGSCPSCKHVNELEEAFFKGEIEDFKVYKDKDGKKHFVYLMGEHPDFVVIIPSGHYIKIEQIREVKNFAYVKPALSRRKVIIIDDAHAMTSQAANALLKVLEEPPADTTFILTTNRRSAILPTILSRTFQVEFKGFSVKEVMEIAKVDEEIAKLSGGSLKRAILLKENKDILNKVKEFLENEPLKVYKLASEFEKWEPEKQKLFLEIMEELVSQKLTEEKKDNYTYLLDTIRLFKDGLARGVNEPLWLFTLAVQAD; from the coding sequence ATGGAAAAAGTTTTTTTGGAAAAACTCCAGAAAACCTTGCACATACCCGGAGGACTCCTTTTTTACGGCAAAGAAGGAAGCGGAAAGACGAAAACAGCTTTTGAATTTGCAAAAGGTATTTTATGTAAGGAAAACGTACCGTGGGGATGCGGAAGTTGTCCCTCCTGCAAACACGTAAACGAGCTGGAGGAAGCCTTCTTTAAAGGAGAAATAGAAGACTTTAAAGTTTATAAAGACAAGGACGGTAAAAAGCACTTCGTTTACCTTATGGGCGAACATCCCGACTTTGTGGTAATAATCCCGAGCGGACATTACATAAAGATAGAACAGATAAGGGAAGTTAAGAACTTTGCCTATGTGAAGCCCGCACTAAGCAGGAGAAAAGTAATTATAATAGACGACGCCCACGCGATGACCTCTCAGGCGGCAAACGCTCTTTTAAAGGTATTGGAAGAGCCACCTGCGGACACCACCTTTATCTTGACCACGAACAGGCGTTCTGCAATCCTGCCGACTATCCTCTCCAGAACTTTTCAAGTGGAGTTCAAGGGCTTTTCAGTAAAAGAGGTTATGGAAATAGCGAAAGTAGACGAGGAAATAGCGAAACTCTCTGGAGGCAGTCTAAAAAGGGCTATCTTACTAAAGGAAAACAAAGATATCCTAAACAAAGTAAAGGAATTCTTGGAAAACGAGCCGTTAAAAGTTTACAAGCTTGCAAGTGAATTCGAAAAGTGGGAACCTGAAAAGCAAAAACTCTTCCTTGAAATTATGGAAGAATTGGTATCTCAAAAATTGACCGAAGAGAAAAAAGACAATTACACCTACCTTCTTGATACGATCAGACTCTTTAAAGACGGACTCGCAAGGGGTGTAAACGAACCTCTGTGGCTGTTTACGTTAGCCGTTCAGGCGGATTAA